Proteins from a single region of Pseudarthrobacter sp. NIBRBAC000502772:
- a CDS encoding NADPH-dependent FMN reductase: MGSLATGSINRTLAKALIKLAPADLEFTEIPIRDLPLYSYDYDADFPPAGRALKEAIEASDGILFVSPEYNRSIPGALKNAIDWASRPWGTNSFARKPTGIIGASPGSIGTAVMQSSMRSVLSFLDAPQLNAPEVYIHFKPGVFGDDGEVRDEGTAKFLRHYMEEYSAFVQRVLAANAPGHIGDPEPDPDKLSR; encoded by the coding sequence GTGGGGAGCCTGGCCACCGGCTCCATCAACCGCACACTCGCCAAGGCCCTCATCAAGCTGGCCCCGGCGGACCTTGAATTCACCGAGATCCCTATTAGGGACCTGCCCCTCTACAGCTACGACTACGACGCCGATTTCCCGCCGGCAGGCCGCGCCCTCAAGGAAGCGATCGAGGCCTCGGACGGCATCCTGTTTGTGTCCCCCGAATACAACCGCTCCATTCCGGGAGCGCTCAAGAATGCCATCGACTGGGCGTCGCGGCCCTGGGGCACCAACTCCTTCGCGCGCAAGCCCACCGGCATCATCGGTGCCTCGCCGGGCAGTATCGGCACGGCGGTGATGCAGTCCTCCATGCGGAGTGTGCTGAGCTTCCTGGACGCCCCCCAATTGAACGCCCCGGAAGTGTACATTCACTTCAAGCCGGGCGTCTTTGGCGACGACGGCGAGGTCCGGGATGAGGGCACAGCCAAGTTCCTCCGGCACTACATGGAGGAATACAGCGCGTTCGTCCAGCGCGTACTGGCCGCCAATGCGCCGGGCCACATCGGCGATCCGGAGCCGGATCCGGACAAGCTTTCACGGTAG
- a CDS encoding sensor histidine kinase, protein MGKESALDEVVTVGGLITDHHPLDFHTLGLAGCIDRLTGPLRQQGTAVRWDTPHWGIEIPADCASLLYQSAREALSNAFKYSDAAALTVQLSAVDHGIRLVVSDDGTGFDCDLALSGKNHGYGLRLMSVAVHEAGGTVSVCSKPGEGTTVTVTLPLD, encoded by the coding sequence ATGGGGAAGGAATCAGCTCTGGATGAGGTCGTCACGGTGGGAGGACTGATCACTGATCACCACCCGCTCGACTTTCACACCTTGGGGCTGGCCGGTTGCATTGACCGGCTGACTGGACCCCTCCGTCAGCAAGGAACGGCAGTCCGCTGGGATACTCCGCACTGGGGCATCGAGATCCCGGCGGACTGCGCGTCCCTCCTCTACCAATCGGCCCGCGAAGCGCTGAGCAACGCCTTCAAGTACTCCGACGCCGCCGCGCTCACCGTCCAGTTGTCCGCCGTGGACCACGGCATCCGTCTTGTAGTGTCCGACGACGGCACGGGCTTTGACTGCGACCTCGCGTTAAGCGGCAAAAACCACGGCTACGGGCTGCGCCTGATGTCCGTGGCAGTACATGAGGCCGGCGGCACCGTCAGCGTCTGTTCGAAGCCAGGGGAGGGCACCACCGTGACGGTCACCCTCCCCCTGGACTGA
- a CDS encoding aromatic amino acid lyase, whose product MIEIDGTRLRLADITTAAAGGTEVTLTPSAVERMAASQLSARATARARPVYGRSTGVGANRSVTLDPTDTDMHGLNLLRSHAVDAGRALDRETVRAMLVIRLSQLAAGASGINPAIAEALVEMLNRDALPEVREFGGIGTADLPALAGTALTLLGERPTMDGGIIPESLNGWATEDALPFISSSALTIAQAVLGHQKLAVLVENLTLVSALSFTAMSGNPEAFSPEVARASDSAAVGDMATTLHGLVAGTGVAARIQDPYCLRTLPQVLGAVTEELASLESLLNRLVVAGHENPMVFGSETDGTNGVAHHGLFQMTTLARRIDALHLALGTACATNLRRIDLLCDPAFTGLNRFLAADDSGQSGVMMLEYVAAAAAGLVRANAQPASLQTVVLSLGAEEDASFASLAASRLHSTVQALATMTAVELVCSARALRMQGRQPSDFTHPLLRRALETGFMLPAASQDRDLRPDVDAALKLVRLPALGRHR is encoded by the coding sequence ATGATTGAAATCGACGGCACACGGCTGCGTCTGGCCGATATCACCACGGCGGCTGCCGGGGGCACCGAGGTGACACTGACGCCGTCGGCCGTTGAACGGATGGCGGCATCCCAGCTGTCGGCGCGGGCAACCGCCCGTGCCCGGCCCGTTTACGGGCGTTCCACCGGGGTCGGCGCCAACCGCTCCGTCACGCTGGATCCGACGGACACGGACATGCATGGACTGAATCTCCTGCGCAGCCATGCGGTGGATGCCGGGCGGGCCCTCGACCGTGAAACCGTGCGGGCGATGCTGGTGATCAGGCTCTCCCAGCTGGCGGCAGGTGCCTCCGGCATCAACCCGGCCATAGCCGAAGCGCTCGTGGAGATGTTGAACCGGGATGCCCTGCCGGAGGTTCGGGAATTCGGCGGGATCGGGACAGCCGACCTGCCGGCCTTAGCCGGGACCGCACTCACGCTCCTGGGCGAGCGGCCAACCATGGACGGCGGGATCATCCCCGAGTCGCTCAACGGCTGGGCCACGGAGGACGCCCTGCCATTCATCAGTTCCAGCGCGCTCACCATTGCCCAGGCTGTACTGGGCCATCAGAAACTTGCCGTCCTCGTGGAGAACCTCACGCTGGTGAGTGCTCTGTCCTTCACCGCGATGTCAGGCAATCCGGAGGCGTTCAGCCCCGAGGTGGCCAGGGCATCCGATTCGGCTGCTGTGGGGGACATGGCGACGACACTTCACGGGCTGGTAGCTGGGACCGGCGTGGCCGCCCGGATCCAGGATCCGTACTGTCTGCGCACTTTGCCGCAGGTCCTCGGGGCGGTCACGGAGGAGCTTGCCTCGCTTGAATCGCTCCTGAACCGGCTTGTTGTTGCCGGCCACGAGAACCCGATGGTCTTCGGCTCTGAGACCGACGGGACCAACGGGGTGGCCCATCACGGCCTCTTCCAGATGACAACCCTTGCCAGGCGGATAGACGCGCTGCACTTGGCCCTGGGGACGGCCTGCGCCACCAACCTCCGCCGGATCGACCTGCTCTGCGACCCTGCGTTCACGGGTCTCAACCGGTTCCTGGCGGCCGACGATTCCGGCCAATCCGGCGTCATGATGCTCGAATACGTAGCTGCAGCCGCCGCGGGGCTTGTACGCGCCAACGCCCAGCCCGCGAGCCTGCAGACAGTGGTCCTGTCTCTCGGCGCCGAGGAAGACGCCAGCTTCGCCAGCCTGGCGGCATCCCGGCTGCACTCCACCGTCCAGGCGCTGGCGACCATGACGGCCGTTGAATTGGTGTGTTCAGCGCGGGCACTGCGGATGCAGGGACGGCAACCGTCCGACTTCACCCATCCGCTGCTCAGGAGAGCCCTCGAAACCGGATTCATGCTGCCGGCTGCCAGCCAGGACCGCGACCTCCGCCCCGACGTCGATGCGGCGTTGAAACTCGTCCGGCTGCCCGCCCTGGGACGACACCGGTAA